From a single Sinomonas atrocyanea genomic region:
- a CDS encoding zinc-binding dehydrogenase — protein MDLPGTMRAAFIRATGGTDRIEVGELPTPRPGPTDVLVEFEASAVNHVDTFVRSGAYRTALAFPFVIGRDLVGTVAAAGPGAGFAAGERVWTNSLGHAGRQGAWSEYAVVAAERLYRLPAGVGAEDAAAALHPTATAHLGLFRRARLAAGDTVLVGGAGGAVGSAAVRLAAAAGARVIATAAPRDHEWAASCGAAEALDYRDPDLSGRIRAAAPEGVDVWLDTSGHHDLPTVVPLLRSRGTIVVMAGLAAHTPLPVGALYTRDVSIRGFAISNASVDDLAAASRAVNRLLAQGRPVVRTAAKLALDDAAEAHALQEGHSLRGRIVLVR, from the coding sequence ATGGATCTGCCTGGGACGATGCGCGCCGCGTTCATCCGCGCGACCGGTGGCACGGACCGGATCGAGGTCGGCGAGCTCCCCACGCCCCGGCCGGGTCCCACCGATGTCCTCGTGGAGTTCGAGGCGAGCGCCGTCAACCACGTGGACACCTTCGTCCGCTCCGGGGCGTATCGGACCGCGCTGGCCTTCCCGTTCGTGATCGGGCGGGACCTCGTGGGCACCGTGGCGGCCGCGGGCCCGGGGGCCGGTTTCGCCGCGGGGGAGCGGGTGTGGACCAACAGCCTCGGCCACGCGGGCCGGCAGGGCGCCTGGTCCGAGTACGCCGTGGTCGCGGCCGAGCGGCTGTACCGCCTGCCCGCGGGCGTGGGCGCCGAAGACGCCGCGGCAGCGCTGCATCCGACGGCGACAGCGCACCTCGGGCTGTTCCGCCGGGCCCGGCTCGCCGCCGGGGACACGGTGCTCGTGGGCGGCGCCGGCGGAGCGGTCGGCAGCGCGGCCGTCCGGCTCGCCGCGGCCGCCGGGGCGCGGGTGATCGCCACCGCTGCGCCGCGGGACCATGAGTGGGCCGCCTCGTGCGGCGCGGCGGAGGCGCTCGACTACCGGGATCCGGACCTGTCGGGACGGATCCGCGCGGCCGCGCCGGAGGGGGTCGATGTGTGGCTCGACACGAGCGGGCACCACGACCTGCCCACGGTGGTCCCCCTGCTGCGATCCCGCGGCACGATCGTGGTCATGGCGGGGCTCGCGGCTCACACACCGCTCCCTGTGGGCGCGCTCTACACCCGCGACGTGAGCATCCGGGGCTTCGCCATCAGCAATGCCTCAGTGGACGACCTCGCGGCTGCGTCGCGCGCGGTCAACCGACTCCTGGCCCAAGGGCGGCCCGTGGTCCGCACGGCAGCGAAGCTGGCGCTCGACGACGCCGCCGAGGCCCACGCGCTCCAGGAGGGCCACTCGCTCCGCGGGCGCATCGTCCTGGTGCGCTGA
- a CDS encoding aminotransferase class I/II-fold pyridoxal phosphate-dependent enzyme: MSPRFAASSRSQVPPFAVMDILARVDALRSQGRDVVSLCAGEPSGGAPSAVSAKAAQVHASGRALTYTPALGTAELRAAIAEHYRRWYGLAVDPAQVAVTTGSSGAFLLSFLAAFEAGDRVALARPGYPAYRNILAALGCEVVELDAGPDSRFQPTPEMLDAAASERGPLAGLVLASPANPTGTMVDRAELTALTDWCAENGVRLVSDEIYHGITYPGAGTASDAHSPRGVCAWELDRESIVISSFSKYWGMTGWRLGWMLVPDELVGAVDALAGNVALCPPAPSQLAAVEAFSPESYGEADAWVAGYARTRQTLLDALPALGWGPAAPADGAFYLYAELGDQLGRFGDSREYARALLEAEAVALVPGTDFDAVHGTRAVRLSFAAGQAAVETAIERILRFQGA; the protein is encoded by the coding sequence ATGAGCCCCCGCTTCGCCGCCTCGTCCCGCTCGCAGGTGCCGCCCTTCGCAGTCATGGACATCCTGGCCCGCGTCGACGCGCTGAGGTCCCAGGGCCGCGACGTCGTGAGCCTGTGCGCGGGGGAGCCCTCCGGCGGAGCGCCGTCTGCCGTGTCGGCCAAGGCGGCGCAGGTCCACGCATCGGGCCGGGCCCTCACGTACACCCCGGCGCTCGGCACCGCCGAGCTGCGCGCAGCCATCGCCGAGCACTACCGCCGGTGGTACGGCCTCGCCGTGGATCCGGCCCAGGTCGCCGTCACCACGGGCTCCTCGGGCGCCTTCCTGCTCTCGTTCCTCGCCGCCTTCGAGGCCGGGGACCGGGTGGCGCTCGCCCGCCCCGGCTACCCCGCCTACCGCAACATCCTCGCCGCGCTCGGCTGCGAGGTCGTGGAGCTCGACGCCGGCCCGGACTCCCGCTTCCAGCCCACCCCGGAGATGCTCGACGCCGCTGCCTCCGAGCGCGGTCCCCTCGCCGGCCTCGTGCTCGCGTCGCCCGCCAACCCGACCGGGACCATGGTGGACCGCGCCGAGCTCACCGCCCTCACGGACTGGTGCGCGGAGAACGGCGTCCGGCTCGTGAGCGACGAGATCTACCACGGCATCACCTACCCCGGTGCCGGCACGGCCTCCGACGCACACAGCCCGCGCGGCGTGTGCGCGTGGGAGCTTGACCGCGAGTCGATCGTGATCTCGAGCTTCTCGAAGTACTGGGGCATGACGGGGTGGCGGCTCGGCTGGATGCTCGTGCCGGACGAGCTCGTCGGCGCGGTGGACGCCCTCGCCGGGAATGTGGCCCTGTGCCCGCCGGCCCCGTCCCAGCTGGCGGCGGTCGAGGCGTTCTCGCCCGAGTCCTATGGCGAGGCGGACGCGTGGGTGGCCGGCTACGCCCGGACCCGGCAGACGCTGCTCGACGCGCTGCCGGCCCTCGGCTGGGGCCCGGCAGCCCCGGCCGACGGCGCGTTCTACCTCTACGCCGAGCTCGGCGACCAGCTCGGGCGGTTCGGCGATTCGCGCGAGTACGCCAGGGCGCTGCTCGAGGCCGAGGCAGTGGCGCTCGTGCCGGGCACCGACTTCGACGCGGTCCACGGGACGCGCGCGGTCCGCCTCTCCTTCGCCGCCGGCCAGGCCGCGGTCGAGACGGCCATCGAGCGGATCCTGCGCTTCCAGGGCGCCTGA
- a CDS encoding metal-sensitive transcriptional regulator, producing the protein MRAAINRLKRAQGQLNAVVRMLEEGQDCKAIVTQLSAVSSAVDKAGFSIIATNLQECLAHPERGGDVAELEKMFLSLA; encoded by the coding sequence ATGAGGGCCGCGATCAACCGCCTCAAGCGCGCCCAGGGCCAGCTCAACGCCGTGGTGCGCATGCTGGAGGAGGGCCAGGACTGCAAGGCGATCGTCACGCAGCTCTCGGCCGTCTCGAGCGCCGTGGACAAGGCCGGGTTCAGCATCATCGCGACCAACCTGCAGGAGTGCCTCGCCCACCCGGAGCGCGGCGGCGACGTGGCCGAACTGGAGAAGATGTTCCTCAGCCTCGCCTGA